Proteins from a single region of Sebastes umbrosus isolate fSebUmb1 chromosome 8, fSebUmb1.pri, whole genome shotgun sequence:
- the LOC119492889 gene encoding BRI3-binding protein isoform X1, which yields MKVIRGIRVLVVFLVLSASLLCTAEAARSRTSNQNSFRRAANGIYQTLSSVFGEDNIRGLYKFFSKTTERFVHGVDSFLDTIWKIWSDLLDVMGIDSANLSHYFSPTSLTNSPARALLLVAAVLVAYWFLSMFLGGFFYLLHAVFGRFFWLARVTLFALSCLYILQKFEGDPERAVLPLCFIMAVYFMTGPVGAYWRRGGGAGSLEEKIDHLDTQIRLLNIRLSRVIDGLERTGEQSLPKHTQFISAVTTSLPR from the exons ATGAAGGTAATCAGGGGAATCCGGGTTTTGGTGGTTTTCTTGGTGCTTTCTGCGTCTCTGCTGTGCACAGCCGAAGCGGCCAGGAGCAGGACCAGCAACCAGAACAGCTTCCGACGGGCAGCTAACGGCATCTACCAGACCCTGAGCAGTGTGTTCGGAGAGGACAACATCAGAGGCTTGTACAAG TTTTTCTCCAAAACGACAGAGCGGTTTGTCCATGGAGTGGACTCTTTTCTCGACACCATCTGGAAGATCTGGTCAGATCTGCTGGATGTGATGGGCATCGACT CGGCAAACCTCAGCCACTACTTCAGCCCCACATCTCTCACCAACTCTCCGGCACGTGCCTTGCTCCTGGTGGCTGCTGTACTTGTGGCCTACTGGTTCCTCTCCATGTTCCTGGGGGGTTTCTTCTACCTGCTGCACGCTGTGTTTGGACGCTTCTTCTGGCTGGCACGCGTCACGCTTTTCGCCCTGTCCTGCCTGTACATCCTGCAGAAGTTTGAGGGCGACCCTGAGCGTGCGGTGCTGCCACTTTGCTTCATCATGGCGGTGTACTTCATGACAGGGCCTGTGGGAGCGTACTGGCGTCGGGGAGGTGGGGCAGGTTCACTGGAAGAGAAGATCGACCACCTGGACACTCAGATCAGGCTGCTTAACATCAGGCTGAGCCGCGTCATAGACGGCCTGGAGCGCACCGGGGAGCA ATCTCTCCCCAAACACACCCAGTTCATCTCTGCAGTAACCACCTCCCTCCCCAGGTAG
- the LOC119492889 gene encoding BRI3-binding protein isoform X2, with protein MKVIRGIRVLVVFLVLSASLLCTAEAARSRTSNQNSFRRAANGIYQTLSSVFGEDNIRGLYKFFSKTTERFVHGVDSFLDTIWKIWSDLLDVMGIDSANLSHYFSPTSLTNSPARALLLVAAVLVAYWFLSMFLGGFFYLLHAVFGRFFWLARVTLFALSCLYILQKFEGDPERAVLPLCFIMAVYFMTGPVGAYWRRGGGAGSLEEKIDHLDTQIRLLNIRLSRVIDGLERTGEQ; from the exons ATGAAGGTAATCAGGGGAATCCGGGTTTTGGTGGTTTTCTTGGTGCTTTCTGCGTCTCTGCTGTGCACAGCCGAAGCGGCCAGGAGCAGGACCAGCAACCAGAACAGCTTCCGACGGGCAGCTAACGGCATCTACCAGACCCTGAGCAGTGTGTTCGGAGAGGACAACATCAGAGGCTTGTACAAG TTTTTCTCCAAAACGACAGAGCGGTTTGTCCATGGAGTGGACTCTTTTCTCGACACCATCTGGAAGATCTGGTCAGATCTGCTGGATGTGATGGGCATCGACT CGGCAAACCTCAGCCACTACTTCAGCCCCACATCTCTCACCAACTCTCCGGCACGTGCCTTGCTCCTGGTGGCTGCTGTACTTGTGGCCTACTGGTTCCTCTCCATGTTCCTGGGGGGTTTCTTCTACCTGCTGCACGCTGTGTTTGGACGCTTCTTCTGGCTGGCACGCGTCACGCTTTTCGCCCTGTCCTGCCTGTACATCCTGCAGAAGTTTGAGGGCGACCCTGAGCGTGCGGTGCTGCCACTTTGCTTCATCATGGCGGTGTACTTCATGACAGGGCCTGTGGGAGCGTACTGGCGTCGGGGAGGTGGGGCAGGTTCACTGGAAGAGAAGATCGACCACCTGGACACTCAGATCAGGCTGCTTAACATCAGGCTGAGCCGCGTCATAGACGGCCTGGAGCGCACCGGGGAGCAGTAG